In the Candidatus Saccharimonadia bacterium genome, TCGACGATGGCATGAGCTGCGAGGCGATCGCGAAGGTTCTCTACCTGGACGATGATACGATCCGCTATTGGTACCAATTGTATGGCGAGAAAGGCCTGATCTGGCTGGCTGATTTTGGCTACCAGGGCCGCGCCTGCGAACTGACGGCAGCGCAGCAGGACGGGTTGAAAGACTGGGTGGCGCAAACGTTGCCACGGACCAGCACCACGGTAGGCGAGTGGATCGAGAAGTCCTATGGCGTGAGCTACACCCGTTCGGCGCTGGTCAAGCTCTTGGCACGGCTGGAGCTGGAATATCGTAAGCCGCAGGTGATCCCGCGCAAGCTTGATCCCGCGAAGCAACAGGCTTTTATCGAGGCTTACGAGAATTTGCTCAACACTCTCGGCGATGATGAAGCGGTGCTGTTTGCCGACGCAGTGCATCCCACGCACGCGGTGCGGCCGGCGGGCTGTTGGGCGCCCAAGGACGCCAAAGTTGCGCTTGAACAGAGCAGCGGGCGGCAACGGCTGAACATTCACGGCGCCATCGATCTGGAAACGGGTGCAACCCGTATGATCGAAGCGACGACGATCG is a window encoding:
- a CDS encoding IS630 family transposase, which encodes MIRGGFLDPNIRADLIALVRDGKAETRLTRRANALLLLDDGMSCEAIAKVLYLDDDTIRYWYQLYGEKGLIWLADFGYQGRACELTAAQQDGLKDWVAQTLPRTSTTVGEWIEKSYGVSYTRSALVKLLARLELEYRKPQVIPRKLDPAKQQAFIEAYENLLNTLGDDEAVLFADAVHPTHAVRPAGCWAPKDAKVALEQSSGRQRLNIHGAIDLETGATRMIEATTIDALSTIALLMAIALMYPTKRLIHVFLDNAKYHHAVLVQAWLARPGCRIKLHYIPSYCPHLDPIERLWGLMHRHVTHNRGYETYNEFCRSVLHFLREEVPKNWAVFCDSVTDNFRVINPADFRVLKA